One Longimicrobium sp. genomic region harbors:
- the atpD gene encoding F0F1 ATP synthase subunit beta, whose protein sequence is MATVAPEQATIPIPAVKTGRVVQVIGPVIDAEFEGQLPDIYNALRVRRAASGDQPAVEITLEVQQHIGRHQVRAVAMESTDGVVRGMDVHDLGSPITVPVGAPALGRILNVLGEPVDESGVIPADTLRWPIHRPAPRFVDLEAKAEVLETGIKVIDLLTPYVKGGKIGLFGGAGVGKTVVIQELINNIARGHGGRSVFAGVGERTREGTDLWLEFKEAGLIKEENLAESNVALVYGQMNEPPGARLRVALTGLTVAEYFRDVEKQDVLFFVDNIFRFTQAGSEVSALLGRMPSAVGYQPTLATEMGALQERITSTHEGSITSVQAIYVPADDLTDPAPATAFAHLDATTVLSRAISELGIYPAVDPLDSTSRILDPQYIGERHYRTATSVQRILQRYKELQDIIAILGMDELTEEDKVIVGRARRIQRFLSQPFFVAEQFTGTPGEYVKLEDTVESFERVVSGEFDHLPEQAFYMVGGIQGAIDKAQRLEQGG, encoded by the coding sequence ATGGCTACCGTTGCCCCTGAGCAGGCCACCATTCCCATCCCCGCCGTCAAGACGGGCCGCGTCGTGCAGGTCATCGGCCCGGTGATCGACGCCGAGTTCGAAGGCCAGCTTCCGGACATCTACAACGCCCTGCGCGTGAGGCGCGCCGCCAGCGGTGACCAGCCGGCGGTCGAGATCACGCTCGAGGTGCAGCAGCACATCGGCCGCCACCAGGTCCGCGCCGTGGCCATGGAGTCCACCGACGGCGTGGTGCGCGGCATGGACGTGCACGACCTGGGCTCGCCCATCACCGTGCCGGTGGGCGCCCCCGCGCTGGGGCGCATCCTCAACGTGCTGGGCGAGCCGGTGGACGAGTCCGGCGTCATCCCCGCCGACACGCTGCGCTGGCCGATCCACCGCCCGGCCCCCCGCTTCGTGGACCTCGAGGCCAAGGCCGAGGTGCTGGAGACGGGGATCAAGGTGATCGACCTCCTCACCCCGTACGTGAAGGGCGGCAAGATCGGCCTCTTCGGCGGCGCGGGCGTGGGCAAGACGGTCGTCATCCAGGAGCTGATCAACAACATCGCGCGCGGCCACGGCGGCCGCTCCGTGTTCGCCGGCGTCGGCGAGCGCACCCGCGAGGGCACCGACCTCTGGCTGGAGTTCAAGGAGGCGGGGCTCATCAAGGAAGAGAACCTCGCCGAGAGCAACGTGGCCCTGGTGTACGGGCAGATGAACGAGCCGCCGGGCGCGCGCCTGCGCGTGGCGCTCACCGGCCTCACCGTGGCCGAGTACTTCCGCGACGTGGAGAAGCAGGACGTGCTCTTCTTCGTGGACAACATCTTCCGCTTCACGCAGGCCGGCTCCGAGGTGTCCGCGCTCCTGGGCCGCATGCCCTCGGCCGTGGGCTACCAGCCGACGCTGGCCACCGAGATGGGCGCGCTGCAGGAGCGCATCACCTCCACGCACGAGGGCTCCATCACCTCGGTGCAGGCCATCTACGTGCCGGCCGACGACCTCACGGACCCGGCGCCGGCCACCGCCTTCGCGCACCTTGACGCCACCACGGTGCTCTCGCGCGCGATCTCGGAGCTGGGCATCTACCCGGCCGTGGACCCGCTCGACTCCACCAGCCGGATCCTGGACCCGCAGTACATCGGCGAGCGCCACTACCGCACGGCCACCTCGGTGCAGCGCATCCTGCAGCGCTACAAGGAGCTGCAGGACATCATCGCCATCCTGGGGATGGACGAGCTCACCGAAGAGGACAAGGTGATCGTGGGCCGGGCGCGCCGCATCCAGCGCTTCCTGTCGCAGCCCTTCTTCGTGGCCGAGCAGTTCACGGGCACGCCGGGCGAGTACGTGAAGCTGGAGGACACCGTGGAGTCGTTCGAGCGCGTGGTGAGCGGCGAGTTCGACCACCTCCCGGAGCAGGCGTTCTACATGGTGGGCGGCATCCAGGGCGCCATCGACAAGGCGCAGCGCCTGGAGCAGGGCGGCTGA